The Streptomyces hundungensis genome contains the following window.
TCACCTTGATGGCGACGACGACCGAGGTGACCCGTGCCGACAGCTTCATGCCGAGGACGAGGATGCCGGTGAGTACCAGGACGAGCGCGGCCGCCAGGATGTCGAAGCCGAAGCCGTGGGCGCCGTCGCGCCCGCTGAGGGCCTCGGGCAGATGCCAGCCGGCGTTGTCCAGGAGCGAACGGACGTAGCCGGACCAGCCGACCGCCACCACCGCCGTGCCGAGCGCGAATTCGAGCACCAGGTCCCAGCCGATGATCCACGCGGGCAGCTCGCCGAGCGAGGCGTAGGAGAAGGTGTACGCGGATCCGGCCACCGGCACCGTCGAGGCGAACTCGGCGTAGCAGAGCGCGGCGAGCGCGCAGACGACGCCCGCGACCACGAACGCGAGCGAGACTCCCGGCCCCGCGTTCTCCTTGGCGACCTTGCCCGTGAGGACGAAGATGCCGGTGCCGATGATGACTCCGACCCCGAAGACGGTGAGGTCGAGAGCGGACAACGACTTCTTGAGTGCGTGTTCTGGCTCCTCCGTGTCTCTGATGGACTGTTCGATCGATTTGGTCCGGAACAGACCTTTACTGGCCACCCGTGCACCTCCGCTAGCTCAACGTCCTCGCCATGATCGGGAGGAGTGGAGGTACGGGTACCGGGCTGAGCGCGTTTTTCACGCGAACGGGCCGGACCCATCACCCGTACGGGAGATCGGTCCGGCCCATTGACCTGCACTCACATGATCAGTCGCGCACGGGCTCCGCCGCCGCCCGGCTCTCCTCGAACCGTCCGTCCAGCTTGGAGACGAGACCGGTCACCTGGCGGGCGATGTCGGGCGCGGTCAGACCGATCTCCGTCATCACCTCGCCGCGCGAGGCGTGGTCGAGGAAGCGCGGCGGAATGCCGAAGTCGCGCAGCGGCACGTCCACGCCCGCGTCGCGCAGCGCCTGGCTGATGGCCGAACCGACGCCGCCCACGCGGCTGTTGTCCTCGACGGTCACCACGACGCGGTGCTTCTCGGCGAGCGGGGCCATGGCCTCGTCGACCGGCTTGACCCAGCGCGGGTCGACCACGGTCGTCGAGATGCCCTGGGCGTCCAGGAGGTCGGCGATCTCCAGGCACATCGGCGCGAGCGCGCCGACCGAGACCAGGAGCACGTCCGGGCGCACCGCGGCCGAGGAGGGCTCGCGCAGCACGTCCATGCCGCCGATGCGGCCCACGGCCTGGACGGCGGGGCCGACCGCGCCCTTGGAGAAGCGCACCACGGTGGGGGCGTCCTCCACCGCGACGGCCTCGCGCAGTTGGGCACGCACCTGGTCGGCGTCGCGCGGGGCGGCGATCCTGAGGCCGGGCACGACCTGGAGGATCGACATGTCCCACATGCCGTTGTGCGAGGCGCCGTCGGTGCCGGTGACGCCGGCCCGGTCGAGCACGAAGGTCACGCCGCACTTGTGCAGCGCGACATCCATGAGGACCTGGTCGAAGGCGCGGTTGAGGAAGGTGGCGTACACCGCGAACACGGGGTGCACCCCGCCGGTGGCGAGGCCCGCCGCGGAGACCGCGGCGTGCTGCTCGGCGATGCCCACGTCGTAGACGCGCTCGGGGAACGCCTTGGCGAACTTGTCGAGGCCGACCGGCTGGAGCATGGCCGCGGTGATCGCGACGATGTCCTCGCGCTCCTTGCCGAGCGCGACCATCTCCTCGCCGAACACCGAGGTCCAGTCGAGCCCGGAGGTCGACACGGGAAGGCCGGTGTCCGGGTGGATCTTGCCGACCGCGTGGAAGCGGTCGGCCTCGTCCGCGAGCGCCGGCTGGTAGCCGCGGCCCTTCTCGGTGAGGCAGTGCACGATGACCGGGCCGCCGAAGCGCTTGGCGCGCTGGAGCGCCGACTCCAGGGCCTCGATGTCGTGGCCGTCGATGGGGCCGACGTACTTCAGGCCCAGGTCCTCGAACATGCCCTGCGGGGCGATGAAGTCCTTGAGGCCCTTCTTGGCGCCGTGCAGGGTCTCGTACAGCGGCTTGCCGACGACCGGCGTGCGCTCCAGGAGGTCCTTGCCCTTGGCCAGGAAGCGCTCGTAGCCGTCCGTGGTGCGCAGGGTGGCGAGGTGGTTGGCGAGGCCTCCGATGGTCGGCGCGTACGAGCGCTCGTTGTCGTTGACCACGATCACCAGGGGGCGGTCCTTGGCGGCGGCGATGTTGTTCAGCGCCTCCCAGGCCATGCCACCGGTCAGCGCGCCGTCGCCGATGACCGCGACGACGTGGTCGTCCTTGCCGAGCACCTCGTTCGCCTTGGCGAGGCCGTCGGCCCAGCCGAGGACCGTCGAGGCGTGGCTGTTCTCGATGACGTCGTGGTCCGACTCGGCGCGCGCCGGGTAGCCGGACAGCCCGCCCTTCATCTTCAGGCGGGAGAAGTCCTGCCGCCCGGTGAGCAGTTTGTGGACGTAACTCTGGTGCCCGGTGTCCCACAGGACCCGGTCCCGGGGGGATTCGAAAACGCGGTGCAGTGCGATGGTCAGTTCCACCACACCGAGGTTCGGACCGAGATGTCCGCCGGTCTTGGAGACCGCGTCCACCAGGAAGGTCCGGATCTCTGCCGCCAGCTGGTCGAGCTGCTCCGGGCTGAGCCGGTCAAGATCGCGCGGTCCCCTGATACGGGTAAGCAGCGGCACCCGTGCCTCCTTGCATCCGTGCTGGTCGAGCATGCCGATCCGTTGAGTCTAATGTTCCGGCCGCGACCGCGGTCGCGGGGCGGTGCGTTCCGTGGCACCCGTGTTGCCCATACGGCACGCCACGCGCAGACGTGCCCGGCGCCTCACGGGCACCGGGCACGTCGGGAACGGGGCAGGTCAGGCGCGGCCCGCGGACTTCTGGGTCTTGCGCGTGACGGCGTCGATGATCACGGTGAGCAGAAGCACACCACCGGTGATCATCTGCTGGATCGCCGAGGCGACGCCTTCGAGCGCCAGACCGTACTGGATCGAGACGATCACCAGCACGCCCAGGAGCGCGTTCCAGGTGCGGCCGCGGCCGCCGAAGAGGCTGGTGCCGCCGATGACGGCCGCCGCGATGGCGTTCATCAGGAGCTCACCGCTGCCGGCGCCCTGGTTGGCGGCGCTGATCTTGGACGCGATGAAGAGGCCGCCGATGGCCGCGAAGGTGCCGGAGATCGCGAAGACCGAGGTGCGGACCAGCACGATGTTGATGCCGGCACGACGGGACGCCTCGACGCTGCCACCGAGCGCGAAGATCATGCGGCCGTACGCGGTGCGCCGGAGCACGAAGTCGGTGACGATCAGCACTGCGAGGAAGATCACCACGGCCAGCGGCAGGCCCTTGTACTGGTTGAACATGAAGGCCGCGGCGAAGGCCACCACGGCGAGCAGCACCGTGCGCAGCACGATCTCGTTCAGCGGCCGCGAGGGGACGCCCGCGGCCTCGCGGCGGCGGCTGTCGAAGAACGCGGACAGGAAGTACACGGCGACGGCCACCGCGGCGGCGCCGTAGGCCACCGCGACATCGCTGAAGAAGTAGTTCGACAGGTTGTAGAAGACGCCTGAGCCGTTGGTGTTGATCGTGCCGTTGTCGCCCAGGATCTTCAGCATGAAGCCGTTCCAGAACAGCAGACCGGCCAGCGTGACGGCGAAGGCGGGGACGCCGATCCTCGCGAAGATGAAGCCGTGGAGGGCGCCCGCGACCGTGCCCGTCAGGATGGCCAGGATCAGCGCCAGCCACTCGGGCGTGCCGTGGATGATGTTGAGGACCGCGAAGGACGCGCCCGCCACACCGCTGACCGAGCCGACCGACAGGTCGATCTCGCCGAGCAGCAGCACGAAGACGATGCCGACCGCGATCATGCCCGTGCCGACCATGGCGACGGAGATGTCGGACAGGTTGCCCGCGGTGAGGAAGTTCGAGTTCAGGCTCTGGAAGACGATGCAGATGATGACCAGGCCGATGATGACGGGCAGCGCGCCCAGGTCACCGGCGCGCACCTTGCGCTTGAACTCGCCGAGGTAGCCGGTGAGGCCCTGCTCGCGGACGAGCAGGCGGGGGTCGACCACGGTGGAGGCGGCCTCGGCCGGGGGCGGCGCGTCCACGGGGGCCGCGGCCGGCTTGCCGAGGTCGGCCGGGGAGGTCTTGTCGGTGCTCACTTCTGAACCTCCGCGTTGCGCGCCGCACGGCGGGTCACGGCGTTGTCCGTGGCTCCGGTGATGGCGGAGATGATCTCTTCCTGCGAGGTGGTCTTCACATCGAAGACACCGTTGTTCCGGCCGAGCCGGAGCACCGCGACCTTGTCGGCGACGGCCTTCACATCGGCCATGTTGTGGCTGATGAGGACGACCGCGTGGCCGCGCTCGCGCAGCCGCTCGACGAGGTCGAGCACCTGGGCGGTCTGCTCGACGCCGAGCGCCGCGGTCGGCTCGTCGAGGATGACGAGCTTGGGCTCGCCGAGCATCGAACGGGCGATGGCCACGGTCTGGCGCTGACCGCCGGAGAGCGAGGCGATCGGGATGCGCACGCTCGGGATGCGGATGGACAGCGTGGTGAGCAGCTCGCGCGAGCGGCGCTCCATCTCGACCTCGTCGAGGACGCCGCGCTTCTTCAGCTCGCGCCCGAGGTAGAGGTTGCCGACGACATCGATGTTGTCGCACAGCGCGAGGTCCTGGTAGACGGTCGCGATGCCGAGGGTCTGGGCGTCGTGCGGCTTGCCGATCTGGACGGCCTTGCCCTCCCACTCGATGACGCCGTCATCGATGGGGTGCACGCCGGCGATCGTCTTGACCAGCGTGGACTTTCCGGCGCCGTTGTCGCCCACCAGGGCGACCACTTCACCGGCGTGGACCTCAAGCTCTACGTCGGTGAGCGCCTGAACGGCACCGAACCGCTTGGAGACCCCGCGCAACGCCAACACGGGCGTAGCGGACACGTGAACCATCTCCTTCGCCGCCTGACCGGCGGGGATGCCGCGCCCGAAGGGGTGGGGGCGCGGAGGTCGAGCAGAAGAGAACAGAAAAAGGGGAAAACGTTTCGTCCGGCGCCCCCGCCGCAGCGGGGGACAGAGGCGGGCGCGGGGCGCCGGAGGGAAGGTGCTGTCCCTCAACTCCCTTGCCGGGCAAGGGAGTTGGCGGGAGGAACTACTTGAGGCCGGCCGCGTCGCAGGCGGCCTTGTAGGTGCCGGTGCAGATCTCGGCGACCGTGTAGATCTTGTCCTTGATGACCGTGTCGTTGACGTTGGCCTTGGTCAGCGAGACGACCGGGACGATGGTGGACGGAACGCCCTTGGTGGTCGGCGAGTCGACCTTCTTGGCGTCGAGCGAGCCGAGGGACTCGCCCTTGGCGAGCTTGACCGCCATCTCGGCGGCGATCGCGTCCTCCTGCGGGTAGGACTTGTAGACGCTCATGTACTGCTCGCCCGTGAGGATCCGCTGCACACCCGCGAGCTCGGCGTCCTGACCGGTGACCGGGGGAAGCTTGGCGAGGCCGGCCGCCTTGAGGGCGGTGATGATGCCGCCCGCCATGCCGTCGTTGGCGGAGTAGACGCCGATGACCTTGTCCTTGCCCAGGGCGGAGAGCGCGCCCTCCATGTTGGCGTTGGCGTTCTCGGGCTTCCACTCCTTGGTGTCGTACTCCTTCCCGATGTTCACCTTGCCGTCGAGCTCGGCGTGGGCGCCCTTCTTGAAGAGCTTGGCGTTCGGGTCGGTGACGGCGCCGTTCATCATGACGATGTCGCCGGACTTCGCCTTGTCGCCCAGGGCCTGGAGGAGGGCCTTGCCCTGCACGTGGCCGACTTCCTCGTTGTCGAAGGAGACGTAGGAGTCGATGGGGCCCTCGGCGAGGCGGTCGAAGGCGACGACCGGGATGCCGGCGTCCTTGGCCTTCTTGACCGAGCCCGCGATGGCCTTGGAGTCGACCGCGTCCACGATGAGGGCGTCCACCTTGTTGGTGATCATCGTGTCGGCCTGCTGGTTCTGCGTCGTCGCGTCCTGCTTGGCGTTGGCGTAGACGATCTGGCCCTTGCCGCCCGTCAGCTCCTTGACCTTGGCCTCGATCAGCGGCTTGTCGAACTTCTCGTAGCGCGCGGTCTGGTTCTCCGGGAGCAGCAGACCGATCTTGAGGTCGTCGCCCTTCTTGGCGCCGTCGGACGACTTGGTTCCGCCGCCCGACTCCTTGGCGCTGCCACAGGCGGCGAGCGAGACGGCCATCGCGGTGGCGGCGACGGCTACAGCGGCACGACGCATGTTCGTGTTCACTTCAGAAACCTCCCTGACGAGGCCGCGACAGTGCGGCCGAGGTGGCTGGAAGTCAACTCGGCGTTAAGCCCATCGTCAAGGAGTAAATCCTTAACGAGATGACAACGGTGCCATCCGTTATCTAAGTGAAGGCAGGCGCCGAGGCGGGAAGTGCACTGTCCAACAGGGTCGAATCGCCCATTTCACTCAGCACGAGAGCGAGCGCGCCCAGCACTTCGGCCCGGCCGCCCAGCGCCCCGGGAAGAACCGACAACTGCCGTGCGGCGCTGGGGATCGCGTACCGCGACACCGAGTCCCTGATCGGCCCCAGAACGAGCTCGCCGGCCTCCGCGAGGTCGCCGCCGAGGACCACCCGGCTGGGGTTGAGGAGGTTGCACAGATTGGCCACGCCGCTGCCGATGTGGCGTCCGACGTCCGCGATCACCCGACGACATCCCGGGTCACCCGCGCGGGCCATTTGGACCACACGCTCCATCGTCAGGTCGGCGCCGTGGCTGGATTGCAACAGCGGCAGCACATAGCGGGCCGCGGTGAAGGTCTCCAGGCAGCCGCGGTTGCCGCAGCGGCACACCGGGCCCGACTCGTCCAGGGTGATGTGCCCGATCTCGCCCGCGGTGCCGCCGGGCCCGCGGTAGATCTGCCCGTCTATCACCAGGCCGGCGCCCACACCGCTGGCGACCTTGATGTACGCCAGGTCCCGCACCCCGCGCCCGGCGCCCCACACCAGCTCGCCGAGGGCGCCCAGGTTGGCGTCGTTGTCGACGTACACCGGCACGCCCAGGCGCCCGGAGAGCTCCTCGCTGGGGTTGATGCCGGTCCAGCCCGGCAGGATCGAGGTGGAGCCGAGCGTGCCGGACTCCACATCGATGGGTCCCGGCACGCCGAGACCCACCCCGATGACCTTGTCCTGGCCGATGCCGGTGGCCGCGATCAGGCGCTTGACCAGCTCCTCGGCCCGGCCGAAGCCCTGCGCGGAGGAGGCGTCGACATCGAGCGGCTCGGACTCCTCGGCGAGCACCTGGTGGGCCAGGTTGCCGACCGCGACCCGCAGGTGCGTATGGCCGAAATCGACCCCGATCACGATGCCCGCCGAGCCGCTGAGCGAGACGCTGCGGGCCCTGCGGCCGCCGGCCGAGGTGGGGGTGACCTCGACGGTCCCGCCGTCCTTCAGCTCACGGACGATGTTGGAGACGGTGGCCGCGGACAGACCCGTCGTCCTGGCGATCTCGGCCTGGGTGAGCGAGCCCGCCATGCGCACGGCGCGTACGACCCGCTCAAGGTTGGCCCGGTGCAGTGACGTCTGCGACCCCGGAGTCTCCATCGACTCATCCACTCCCGCCGTAGGCGGACGGCACGACGGCCGCCCCCACACGGAGCCGCAGCAATGAGGCCCCGTCTTATCTCCAACATGTGAACCCTAAGCTCAGCCTTCTGGGTGGTCTCCCGTCAAGACCTGAGCAGACGCGGAGCGGATCGGGGAACGCGCGACCGCCCGTGGGCGCGGGGCCCACGGGCGGTCGGGGGAAGAAGGCGGAGGCGGAGACCGGCTACTTGAGGGCTCCCGCCGTCAGGCCCGCCTGGACCTGCTTCTGGAAGACGATGTAGACGGCGAGCACGGGCAGCATCGCGATCGAGAGCCCCGCGAAAAGCGCTCCCCAGTCGCCCTGGTAGCCCTGCTGCACGGCGAGGTCCGCGAGCCCCTGGGTGAGCACCCAGTTCTTGGTGTCGCCCTGGTTGAGCACCAGGGGCAGCAGGTACTGGTTCCACTGGCCGAGCACGTTGAAGATGCCGATGCTGATGATGCCGGGCTTGGCCATCGGCAGCATGATCTGGAAGAACGTGCGGGTGTGCGAGGCCCCGTCGATGAGCGCGGCCTCGGCGACGGTGGTCGGCAGCGTCCGGAAGAACGCCGTCATGAAGAAGACCGTGAACGGCAGCGAGTACGCGATGTAGATGAGGATCAGGCCGGGCAGCGTGTTCAGGATGCCCAGGTTCTTGGTGACGAAGAACAGCGGCACGAGGACCATCACCACGGGGAACGCCATGCCGCCGACGAACAGGAAGTAGATGAACCTGTTGCCGGGGAACTCGAAGCGGGCCAGCACATAGGCCGCCATCGAGCCGAGCAGCATCGTGCCGGCGGTCGAAAGCCCCACCACGAAGGCCGTGTTGATGAAGTACTGGCCGATGTTGGCCTTGCTCCAGGCCCGCGACCAGTTCTCGAAGTGGAGCTCACCGGGGAGCGCCCAGGGGTGGGTGAGGATGTCGCCGGAGGTCTTGAACGAGCTCCACAGCGCCCACAGCAGGGGGACGCCCACCATGAGCGCCCAGACCAGGAGGAACACATGGGAGAAGGCGTTGAGCACGCCCCCCTCGCTGCTGCGCCACTTCCAGCGGGCGGCGCTGGTGGCGGGGGCGGTGGTCTGCTCGCCGTCCACCGGCAGGGTTTCGGTCGTCATCGCGCCATCCCTAGAATTCGATGCGCTCGCGGCGCGAGAGCCGCATGCTGAGAACGGCGAACACCAGGGTCACGATCAGCATCGCGACACCCATGGCGGCGGCCATTCCGTACTGGCTGTTGTCCCGGAACGCCGTCTTGTACAGGAGCAGCGGGACCACGTCGGTGGACTCGTCGGGGCCGCCGACGTTCACGGACATCAGCTGTACGTAGATGAACGCGTCCATCGCGATGATGCCCATGTAGACCCAGGCGGTGGCCACCGTGTCCCGCAGCAGCGGCAGGGTGATCCGGAAGAACGTCTTGACCCGCGAGGCGCCGTCCAGGAGGGCCGCCTCGTAGATCTCGCCCGGGATGGAGGCCATGCCGGCCGAGAACAGGACGACGTAGAAACCGACGTTCGCCCACACCATCACGACCATGATGCAGATCAGCGCGATGCTGGAATCGCCGAGCCAGGACTGCTGGAGCGAGCCCAGACCGACGCTGGAGAGAAGGGAGTTGAGCATTCCGTTCTCGGGGTCGGGATTGTAGATCTGCTGCCACAGGATCGCGATGATCGTGATCGAGAGGACCTGCGGGAAGAAGAAGATCACCTTGTAGAGGCCCGAGCCCCGTACGCCGGCGACCCCCGCAGAACCCCTGCGACGGCCGCCGACATTCAGCATGAAGGCGAAGAAGAGACCGAAGGCCAGCGTGACGACCGGCACGAAGAGCAACAGAAGGACGTTGTGCCACAACGCCTTCCAGAACAGGTCGTTGTGGATCAGCTTCTGATAGTTGTCCAACCCGATGAAATTCTTCTCGGGGGTCAGTCCGCTCCAGCTCGTCAGCGAAATCTGGAAGTCCTGGAGGAAGGGCGAGATCACGAGGACCCCGTACAGCGCCAGGGGAATTGCCAGGAATCCGATGATGAACCGGTACTTGCCGTGTCGCATGTCGCCGGTCGCTCTCGTCTCAGCCAGTGGGGTTAAGCGGCCTCGTCAGAGGTGCTTGAACTTCGGGACGGAGGAGTCCTTCTTGGTGTCGTCCGCCGCCTTCTGGGCGCGGTCGATCCACTCGGTCGCCTTGATCTTGCCGCTGAGCAGGTCCAGGGTGAGGTTGCCGATGGTCTCGTTGTTCAGCTTCTTGTACCAGTCCTGGAGCCGGGAGTTGAGGACGTTGGGGCCCGCCGCCTTCAGCGCGGCGTTCGCCGAGGTCAGGCCCGGGGTCAGGGAGAGGCCGTCGGCGGCGCCCTGGACGCAGGTCAGCGACTTGATGGCGTTGGTGAAGTTGGAGGTCTGCTTCTTGCTGAGCATGATGCGCAGCAGCTCCATGCCGCCCGTGGGGTTCTTGCCGTCCTTGGCGACGATGAAGGGCTCGCCGGCCGCCGCGTACAGGGCGCCGAAGGGCAGCTTGTCGTTCGGGCCGGAGCCGATGAGGGAGCCGACCGCGAGGTCGAAGTCCTTCGGCATGGTGGGCGCGGCCTCGTTCTCCACCCAGGAGCCGTCGGAGACCATCGCGGCGCGGCCCTGCGTCCAGGCGGTCTGCATCTGGATGTGGGTCATGCCCTCGGAGCCCTGGAGGAAGTAGCCCTGGCCGGCCAGCTCCTCGTAGTACGCGATGACCTCCTTGACCGCGTCGGTCTTGAAGGCGCCGTCGTCGAGGTTGTCGATCGCGTTGAGGGCTTCCTTGCCGCCGACCTTGCCGATCTGGTGCAGCAGGTCGAAGTGGACGTAGTACGGGTACTTGCCCGGGTAGGTGAACGGCGCGATGCCCGCGGCCTTGATCTTCTTGCAGAGCGCCAGCATGTCCGAGAAGGTCTGGGGGTAGGTCCAGCCCTTCTCCTTGAACAGCTTGTTGGAGTAGAAGGTGCCGTAGACGGTGAACGCGTAGTTGAACGCGTACATCTCCTTGGAGCCGAACTGGCCCTGCTCGACGGTGCCGGCGATCAGGACGTCGCGGACCTTCTTCGAGGGGTCGTCGATGGTCGGCGCGTCCAGGAGCGGGGTGAGGTCCTGGAGCTTGCCGGTCTTGGCGAGGGCCGCGGTGTCGAGGTTGTCGGCACCGGAGTTGTCCATGAAGTCCGGCGGGCTGCTGCTGGCGAACCGCGGCTGGAGCTTGGGGCCGATGGCCTGGGTGCCGGTGTGCTTGACCGTGATGCCGTACTTGGCGTTGTAGTCGGCCTCGGCGGACTTGATGTAGTCGTCGCCGAAGCCGCCCTTGAAGACGAACGCCTCAAGGGCGGTGCCCTTGTTGACGCCCAGCGGATTGTCCGCCGACTTGGTGCCCTGAGAACTGGGCTTCTTGGTGGTGTCACCGCTGTCGGAACTGGCACACGCGCTCAGAAGCGACGTCGCCGGCACTGCCAGCAGGCCGATTGCCATGGCCCGCTTGAGTGCGTCACGACGGTTGATCTCGGATCCCATGCTCAAGTCCTCGCCTTCTCCAGGACTCATGCGGTGCAGCGGAATCCGCCGACGCCCGCGAACAGTTGAAGCGTGAGTGATGCCGTACATCCATCGCGGAGGCTGCCCGGCCCCGGGCCGACCGGCCCGCACGCGGTTCCCCCGCCCGCGTTCAGCGGGTTGCCCGGACGCCGACAGGTATAGTCCACTTCCCGTCAACTGAGCAAGATCGAAAGCACGGTTGGCCGACAGTCTTTCCCGAGTTGAGACCTCGGCGATGTATTCGTTGGTACGTACCAATGGGGAGGGGCTGCTCCTTTTGACGCGCATTACACACCTTGACGACTGCATTGCCGCGCCGATTCAAGCCACGCATTCCTTCCCAACACCCTTGACACCACGCCGCACTTGCCGCGCTACTGGATCCTGCGTTTTCTCTCTGACAACGTTGTCCACCTCGCATCTGCCGGTCGACACCGGCGCGCGCCGAAGGAAAGGGCCAGCATGCTGCCCAGATCCCGGTACCGACGAGGACCGGCGGCCGTCCTTGCCGCCGCCTCGTTCCTGCTCGTAGTGACGACCCAGTGGGCGGTGGGGACGCCGTCCGCGACCGCCCAACCGGCCCAGCACGGCGGCCGGTTCAGCACCTCCTTCGAGACCGGCGAGCCCCAGCCGGAGTGGGCCAATACCGTAGAGAGGGACCGGGCCGGAACCAAGCGGTCCTCGGGGGTCGACGGCGCCTTCAGCAGTGGCATACCGGGCAATGTGACGGACCGGGTCACCGATGTCCGGGCCAGCGCCGAGAACACCGACGGCGGGGAGGTGAAGGAGAACCTCGTCGACGGCCAGCCGAGCACCAAATGGCTCGCCTTCCAGCCGACGGCCTGGCTGGAATTCGATCTCTCCGAACCGGTGAAGATCCTCGCCTACGCGTTGACGTCGGCCAACGACGCGCCCGAACGCGACCCCAGGGACTGGACGCTGAAGGGGTCGGCGGACGGCAAGGACTGGAGGACCCTGGACAGCCGTGCGGGCCAGAGCTTCAAGAGCCGCTTCCAGACCACGACGTACGACATCGTCAACACCACCGCCTACGCGCACTACCGCCTGGAGATCACCGCCAACGGCGGCGCCCCGATCACCCAGCTCGGCGACCTCCAGTTCTCCAACGGCGACACCACCACGCCCACCCCGCCGGACATGCTGACCGCGCCCGACCGGGGTCCCGGCGGCTCCCCCACCGCCAAGGCCAACGCGGGCTTCACCGGGAAGCGCGCGCTGCGCTACGCCGGCACCCACACGGCCAAGGGCCGGGCCTACTCGTACAACAAGGTCTTCGACGTCGATCTGCCGGTGACCCGGGACACCGAACTCGACTACAAGATCTTCCCGTCGATGACGGAGACCGACCTCACCTACCCCGCCACCCATGTGGCCGTCGACCTCGCCTTCACCGACGGCACCTATCTGAGTGACCTCAAGGCGCTCGACGCGCACGGCGGGCGGCTCGACCCGCAGGGGCAGGGCGCCGCCAAGACGCTCTACGTCAACCAGTGGAACCAGGTCTCCTCGGTGATCGGCACGGTCGCCGCCGGCCGGACGGTGGACCGGATCCTGGTGGCGTACGACTCCCCCCAGGGCCCCGCCGCGTTCCAGGGCTGGATCGACGACCTCACCATCGCGCCGAAGAAGCCCGCCAAGCCGCTCGCGCACCTCTCCGACTACGCGCTCACCACTCGCGGCACCAACTCCAGCGGCTCCTTCTCGCGCGGCAACAACTTCCCCGCGACCGCGGTCCCCAACGGGTTCAACTTCTGGACCCCGGTCACCAACGCCGGATCGCAGGACTGGCTGTACGACTACGCGCGGCGCAACAACGCCGACAACCTGCCCACCCTCCAGGCCTTCAGCGCCAGCCACGAACCGAGCCCGTGGATGGGCGACCGGCAGACCTTCCAGGTGATGCCGTCGGCGGCGGCCGGCACCCCCGACGCCTCCCGCACCGCCCGCGCGCTGCCCTTCCGCCACGAGCGGGAGACCGCCAGGCCGTACTACTACGGGGTGACCTTCGAGAACGGCCTCACCACCGAGATCACACCCACCGACCACGCGGCGATGATGCGGTTCACCTATCCCGGTGACGACGCGAGCCTGATCCTCGACAACGTCACCAACCAGGGCGGCCTCATCCTGGACGCGGCCACGCGTTCCTTCACCGGCTACTCCGACGTCAAGAGCGGTCTGTCCGCAGGCGCCGGGAGGCTCTTCGTGTACGGCGTCTTCGACGCGCCCGTCACCGCGAGCGGCAAGCTGCCGGGCGGTGGCGGCGCCGACGTCACCGGCTACGCGCGCTTCAAGCCCGGCAAGGACCACACGGTCACGCTGCGGCTCGCGACCTCGCTGATCAGCGTGAACCAGGCGAAGGCGAACCTGGCCGCCGAGATCCCGGCGAAGGCCCGCTTCGAGACGGTCCGGGACCAGGCGCGCCAGGCCTGGGACAGGATCCTCGGCCGCATCGAGGTCGAGGGCGCCTCGCAGGAGCAGCTGACCACCTTGTACTCCTCGCTGTACCGGCTCTACCTGTACCCCAACTCCGGCTTCGAGAAGGTCGGTTCGAAGAACCGGTACGCCAGCCCGTTCTCGCCGAAGACCGGCGAGGACACCCCCACGCACACCGGGTCGAAGGTCGTCGACGGCACGGTCTACGTCAACAACGGGTTCTGGGACACCTACCGCACGACCTGGCCCGCCTACTCGCTCTTCACCCCGAAGAAGGCCGGC
Protein-coding sequences here:
- a CDS encoding GH92 family glycosyl hydrolase yields the protein MLPRSRYRRGPAAVLAAASFLLVVTTQWAVGTPSATAQPAQHGGRFSTSFETGEPQPEWANTVERDRAGTKRSSGVDGAFSSGIPGNVTDRVTDVRASAENTDGGEVKENLVDGQPSTKWLAFQPTAWLEFDLSEPVKILAYALTSANDAPERDPRDWTLKGSADGKDWRTLDSRAGQSFKSRFQTTTYDIVNTTAYAHYRLEITANGGAPITQLGDLQFSNGDTTTPTPPDMLTAPDRGPGGSPTAKANAGFTGKRALRYAGTHTAKGRAYSYNKVFDVDLPVTRDTELDYKIFPSMTETDLTYPATHVAVDLAFTDGTYLSDLKALDAHGGRLDPQGQGAAKTLYVNQWNQVSSVIGTVAAGRTVDRILVAYDSPQGPAAFQGWIDDLTIAPKKPAKPLAHLSDYALTTRGTNSSGSFSRGNNFPATAVPNGFNFWTPVTNAGSQDWLYDYARRNNADNLPTLQAFSASHEPSPWMGDRQTFQVMPSAAAGTPDASRTARALPFRHERETARPYYYGVTFENGLTTEITPTDHAAMMRFTYPGDDASLILDNVTNQGGLILDAATRSFTGYSDVKSGLSAGAGRLFVYGVFDAPVTASGKLPGGGGADVTGYARFKPGKDHTVTLRLATSLISVNQAKANLAAEIPAKARFETVRDQARQAWDRILGRIEVEGASQEQLTTLYSSLYRLYLYPNSGFEKVGSKNRYASPFSPKTGEDTPTHTGSKVVDGTVYVNNGFWDTYRTTWPAYSLFTPKKAGEMVDGFVQQYKDGGWISRWSSPGYADLMTGTSSDVAFADAYVKGVKFDAEAAYEAALKNATVAPPSSGVGRKGMDTSPFLGYAPTSTPEGLSWSMEGYVNDYGLAKMGQALYEKTKKPRYKEESAYFLGRAQNYVKLFDSKAGFFQGKDAAGQWRVDSAKFDPRVWGYDYTETDGWGYAFTAPQDSRGLANLYGGRAGLAQKLDAYFSTPETASPEFAGSYGSVIHEMTEARDVRMGQYGHSNQVAHHVTYMYDAAGRPDKAQEKIREVLRRLYNGSEIGQGYHGDEDNGEQSAWFVFSALGFYPLVMGGGEYAIGSPLFTKATVHLENGRDLVVKAPKNSVSNVYVQSLKVNGKAWNSTALPHDLLARGGTLDFTMGAKPSSWGTAKNAAPVSIAQDDKVPAPPADAITGSGPLFDNSSATSGEFTTVELPVAGAPRALQYTLTSGDHAKAPTSWTLQSSADGTTWKDLDRRTDDRFTWDHQTRVFSVRAPGSYPHYRLVSGSGGGATLAEVELLS